In Thermococcus thioreducens, a genomic segment contains:
- a CDS encoding 50S ribosomal protein L19e, translating to MLKMQRRIAADLLKCGENRVWIDPERIDDVATAITREDIRRLINDGVIKKKPVKGQSRARARAYQEARKKGRHRGPGSRKGKKTARMGKKERWMMTIRALRKELRKLKAEGKIDEHTYRRLYIRAKGGQFKNKRQLYMFMQEHGILKE from the coding sequence ATGCTCAAGATGCAGAGAAGGATTGCCGCTGATTTGTTGAAGTGCGGTGAGAACAGGGTCTGGATTGACCCGGAGAGGATTGATGACGTTGCAACCGCCATCACCAGGGAGGACATCAGGAGGCTTATCAACGACGGCGTCATCAAGAAGAAGCCCGTTAAGGGCCAGAGCAGGGCCCGCGCCAGGGCCTATCAGGAGGCCAGGAAAAAGGGCCGCCACAGGGGTCCGGGAAGCAGGAAGGGCAAGAAGACCGCCAGGATGGGCAAGAAGGAGCGCTGGATGATGACCATAAGGGCCCTCAGGAAGGAGCTCAGGAAGCTCAAGGCCGAAGGAAAGATAGACGAACACACCTACAGGAGGCTCTACATCAGGGCCAAGGGCGGTCAGTTCAAGAACAAGAGGCAGCTCTACATGTTCATGCAGGAGCACGGTATCTTGAAGGAGTGA
- a CDS encoding 30S ribosomal protein S14: MAKADYNKRKPRKFGKGARRCVRCGQYGPIIRIHGLMLCRHCFREIAPKLGFKKYE; this comes from the coding sequence ATGGCGAAGGCTGACTACAACAAGAGGAAGCCCAGAAAGTTTGGGAAGGGTGCGAGGAGATGCGTCCGCTGCGGACAGTACGGCCCGATAATCAGGATACACGGTCTGATGCTCTGCAGGCACTGCTTTAGAGAGATAGCCCCCAAGCTGGGCTTTAAGAAGTACGAGTGA
- a CDS encoding 50S ribosomal protein L32e, translated as MNEKARLLRIRARIKRKKPRFLRQEWWRYPKFKNDPKWRRPKGIDSKMRLKKKGKARSPSIGWSSPRLVRGLHPSGYEEVLVHNVKELEAIDPTRQAARIARTVGARKRELILARAKELGVKVLNAR; from the coding sequence ATGAACGAGAAGGCGAGACTCCTTAGGATAAGGGCCAGGATCAAGAGGAAGAAGCCCCGCTTCCTTAGGCAGGAGTGGTGGCGCTATCCGAAGTTCAAGAACGACCCGAAGTGGCGCAGGCCGAAGGGAATCGACAGCAAAATGAGGCTCAAGAAGAAGGGTAAGGCCAGGTCACCGAGCATAGGCTGGAGCTCACCGAGGCTCGTCCGTGGGCTTCACCCGAGCGGCTACGAGGAAGTCCTCGTCCACAACGTCAAGGAGCTCGAAGCGATAGACCCGACCAGGCAGGCCGCCAGGATAGCCAGGACCGTCGGTGCCAGGAAGAGGGAGCTTATACTTGCCAGGGCGAAGGAGCTCGGTGTGAAGGTTCTTAACGCGAGGTGA
- a CDS encoding 30S ribosomal protein S8: protein MTLLDPLANALSHITNSERVGKKEVYLKPASKLIGEVLRVMQENGYIGEFEFIDDGRAGIYRVQLIGKINKAGAIKPRFPVKAREYEAWEKRFLPAFEFGILIVSTSQGVMTHKEAIEKGIGGRLIAYVY, encoded by the coding sequence ATGACTTTGCTTGACCCGCTGGCAAACGCGCTTTCGCATATAACCAACAGCGAGAGGGTCGGAAAGAAGGAGGTCTACCTCAAGCCGGCCTCCAAGCTCATTGGAGAGGTTCTCAGGGTTATGCAGGAGAACGGCTACATAGGTGAGTTTGAGTTCATCGACGACGGAAGGGCCGGTATCTACAGGGTGCAGCTCATAGGGAAGATCAACAAGGCTGGAGCAATAAAGCCGAGGTTCCCCGTTAAGGCTAGGGAGTACGAGGCCTGGGAGAAGAGGTTCCTTCCGGCCTTCGAGTTCGGTATCCTCATAGTCTCGACCTCCCAGGGCGTCATGACCCACAAAGAGGCCATCGAGAAGGGAATCGGCGGAAGGCTGATAGCCTACGTATACTGA
- a CDS encoding 50S ribosomal protein L6, whose amino-acid sequence MPIDAWVREEVEIPEGVEVTVENNVVKVRGPKGEVKRELRYPGVQIFTEDGKVVVFKEFPRKRDIAMARTFKAHIANMIRGVTEGFTYKLKVVYSHFPMTVKVQGDEVVIENFLGEKNPRRAKILPGVTVKVHGQEVIVEGIDKEAVGQTAANIEQATRITKWDRRVFQDGIYIVEKAGKPIKF is encoded by the coding sequence ATGCCGATAGACGCGTGGGTAAGGGAAGAGGTTGAGATTCCTGAGGGCGTTGAGGTCACCGTTGAGAACAACGTCGTCAAGGTCAGGGGCCCAAAGGGAGAGGTTAAGAGGGAGCTCAGGTATCCGGGCGTTCAGATATTCACCGAGGACGGTAAGGTCGTCGTCTTCAAGGAGTTCCCGAGAAAGAGGGACATAGCCATGGCCAGAACCTTCAAGGCCCACATAGCCAACATGATCAGGGGGGTCACCGAGGGCTTCACCTACAAACTAAAGGTTGTCTACAGCCACTTCCCCATGACCGTCAAGGTTCAGGGTGACGAGGTCGTCATCGAGAACTTCCTCGGTGAGAAGAACCCGAGGAGGGCCAAGATACTTCCTGGAGTCACCGTCAAGGTTCACGGTCAGGAGGTCATCGTCGAGGGCATAGACAAAGAGGCCGTTGGCCAGACCGCTGCCAACATCGAGCAGGCCACAAGGATAACCAAGTGGGACAGGCGCGTCTTCCAGGATGGGATTTACATCGTTGAGAAGGCTGGTAAGCCTATAAAGTTCTGA
- a CDS encoding 50S ribosomal protein L18 gives MAHGPRYRVPFRRRREGKTNYHKRLALLKSGKPRLVVRKTLNHHIAQIVLYDPKGDRTVVSAHTRELMRDFGWKGHGGNTPSAYLLGLLIGYKARKAGIEEAILDIGLHPPTRGSSIFAVLKGAVDAGLNVPHSEEIYPEDYRISGEHIANYAKALKEEDEERYRKQFSGYLVKGLEPEKLPEHFEEVKARIIEKFEEARE, from the coding sequence ATGGCACACGGACCGAGGTATAGGGTTCCGTTCAGGAGGAGGAGAGAAGGTAAGACTAACTATCACAAGAGGCTTGCCCTCCTCAAGTCTGGAAAGCCCAGGCTTGTTGTGAGGAAGACCCTCAACCACCACATAGCCCAGATAGTCCTTTATGACCCGAAGGGTGACAGGACAGTTGTCTCAGCTCACACCAGGGAGCTCATGAGGGACTTTGGCTGGAAGGGACACGGAGGCAACACGCCTTCAGCTTACCTGCTCGGTCTCCTCATAGGCTACAAGGCCAGGAAGGCTGGCATCGAGGAGGCCATCCTTGACATAGGCCTCCACCCGCCGACCAGGGGTTCGAGCATATTCGCAGTCCTCAAGGGTGCCGTTGATGCTGGACTCAACGTCCCGCACAGCGAGGAGATTTACCCGGAGGATTACAGGATAAGCGGCGAGCACATAGCCAACTACGCCAAGGCTCTCAAGGAGGAGGACGAGGAGCGCTATAGGAAACAGTTCTCGGGATACCTCGTCAAAGGTCTTGAGCCGGAGAAGCTCCCCGAGCACTTTGAGGAGGTCAAGGCGAGGATAATCGAGAAGTTTGAGGAGGCGAGAGAATGA